Sequence from the Cucurbita pepo subsp. pepo cultivar mu-cu-16 chromosome LG02, ASM280686v2, whole genome shotgun sequence genome:
ttttcaagtgTTGTTCTAATCGTGAAGTTGAATTCTGCTGAATGTTTTAATGTTGTTCGCTAACATCtcctccttttctctctcagCTAACAGTGAAGTTGAATTTCGCTGGTGTTTCTCACAAGTAATTGAGCTCATTCAATCGCGGGAGAGATATGGGAAGCCAAGAAAACGTTAAACATCTCGAGGAGTGTTCAGTCTCGAAGTAAGCTGTCACCTCGTACCTTTTCTTCTATATTGTTATCATCTCTGATGCGTTTTCTCCTCTTTCAATTGTTGAAAACCGGATTATCTGCTTcttgaaggaaaaaagaaaaaagaaaaaaaaaaaaggaactttAAAATGTTCATATGGCCATGATTTAAACTTCGGTAAAACAACCTAGCTGTTCTCGTTATCTATTTTAGCTATTTCTAAGGTTATTTGGCTAAGATGACAAACAATCTCATGAAGTTTTACAGTTTGAAATCTAAAGTAGATAGTTTTGTCATTGTAATCTTGCATTCTGCTCATTCGAGCATAGTGTTTTGTTCATTTGATCAATGTTTATAGGCACCCTCGAGGCTTCGCCTCTTCAAGAGGCAAGAGGCAAGACGCAAGCCTTGAGGCACTATAAAGCGTAAGCCTCAACTTTAATCTAAAATGATATCTTTAACGTCGCTACTATTATCACTAATAGGATCGACTTAGTCTATAAATTCATGTCTTCAATGTTTTTATAACTTAAGTAGTATGAATATTACAACTCGACCCTTTATACGTTAGAGACCGATGcaaattaatatgattttatGAGGTATGGAGACTTTAAGCCTCTCATGGTCCAAAAAAGGGTGAGCTAGAGTCCCCAGCCTCAAATTATAAACCTCAATAGCCTTTTAAGCATTGATTTTGGGTTGATTCTTACTTGTCATTGAACATTCACACAGTGCGTTGGGAACTTGGGTATTCTCAGTAGCAGGAGCGTTGCTAGCAATTCCAGTGGGAATAAAGAGGAAGTCTCTAGCACCCCTTGTGTTTTTTGGCACAACTGGTACAATGCTTGATATCATAATGGGAATTAGTGCCTGTGAGAGAGAGCATGCTGAGCGTCAAATGAAGCTATTAGAAGAAGCCCAAAACTCTGCACCCGAACCCTCTGTTGCTGAATCCCAATCCCATTCTTGACATTGTGCTTACACGTTTGTGTCACCTTTGTGGCATGGCATGGCATGGCCTGCCCTGCCCTAGGCTGATTTCTTCAGCCTTCTTTCAAAACCCAGGAACATTTCTGCCTTCACTTTATTGTTTAGCAATAAAATGATACTTTAGACCAAAATTCTCTTGTTCATGAAGGACATTGAGAATTTAGTTTCATCGTTCCCTTGAAGAAATCGTTCACAGTTTCATTgatttttcaacaaatttaaatccTGAAGGCTTATCTTTCCCTAAGAATCCCAGTTTGCAGCATATGGATAATTGCTTCACATGAAGTTTGGCCTTGAAGgacagaaaaaaaagaaaaaaaaactcaaaagccATGTAAgaaacataattttcaataccaaaaatagaaaattaagacccttctattttaatttagctTTTGGTAAGACCGACTTCAATTACAAGGATGAAGTcgattaaaagtttaaaatcttGGTTAAATGTTCAAATCTCTACTCTTTCGCCGAAAGGAAAAACGAAGCTCTGATCAAAATTTGGGATAGTTCTTCCATCTAGAGACTGTAGGAGCTAATGTAAATAGCAACAAATGCACCAATAAATGAATTTCTATACAACATTCTTGTTCCTATTCATCTAAATGAGGAGGGTGCTAATGCTAGCTCTCTAAGAAAAGCAAagccaaaattttcaaaatctgcACCATCTTCACAGCTCTCCAAGCCCACATCAATGaccaccatcatcatcaatatCACAATATCACAGACCTCTAAAATCCAGGTTCTCTTTAGCCCTTGAAAGATCCCTCtcttctaaattataattcaactTCCAATTCCAAAAATTTCACCTCTAACTTCTAgcttctcttcattttttttctagtatCTCAGTGTTTCTAATCCTTTTCCATGGTTTCCTTCTGCTAGCCTAATAATTTACATACACCAGGTGATCTCATTGGCTTATATATGTACATCATGAAAGGAAGGATTCTTAAATACACGCCTACCAGGATTTGTAAGTGTCGGTATGTAGTATGTTGGAGTGCATCTCCCGATCCGCCAATAGCACGCTGCCGGTGTGAAAACATGTAGTAGGCCGTGTACTGCATCATACAAACCCGAAAGGGTACTCGGAGCCTAGCTGTATTACAGGTACTAGCATCTAAGAGTTTTGAAGCCTGACTTGCTCGTGTGCTTTCGTAACCTCGGAACTGAACTTTTCCAATGCCTCAAAGATGGGAACCAGGCCGGCCTGTATGCTATTTGAAGCAGCATTGTGAACCAGTTTAATGGAATCCTTGTGTTTTACTCTCTCGTCGTATAACTTCTTCCTCAGTGAATCCAAATTAACTTTCAGATCATCCGGTTGAGAAACTTCACCTTCAGAAGGAATTTTTGAGACTACAGTTCCTCCTGATGCCTCATCTTGGTCAGATTTCAACATAGCTCTCTCCATTCTTAAGGTTCTAAGGTGTTCTTCAAAATCCTTGTAAAGGAAATTAGCTTTGATCCTCTGACGTTGTTCCTCATCTTGCCTTTCCCATAACTCATGCAAGTttaaagcaaaaccatgaatGGCACCAACCACCTTGTCTTCT
This genomic interval carries:
- the LOC111789310 gene encoding uncharacterized protein LOC111789310, which codes for MGSQENVKHLEECSVSNALGTWVFSVAGALLAIPVGIKRKSLAPLVFFGTTGTMLDIIMGISACEREHAERQMKLLEEAQNSAPEPSVAESQSHS